A single genomic interval of Astyanax mexicanus isolate ESR-SI-001 chromosome 4, AstMex3_surface, whole genome shotgun sequence harbors:
- the LOC125801344 gene encoding zinc finger protein 239-like, whose amino-acid sequence MKQSPNMEKQQHSVKSFTKQSDLHQRIHTGENPYHCSDCGKSFTHQSKFKIHQRIHTGEKPYHCSDCGKSFTQQSKLKIHQRIHTGEKTYHCSDCGKSFTEQSDLTKHQRIHTGEKPYHCSDCGNSFTQQTKLKIHQRIHTGEKPYHCSDCGKSFTKQSNLKIHQRIHTGEKPYHCSDCGKSFTQQSNLKIHQRIHTGEKPYSCSDCGTSFNHQNTLTLHQRIHTGEKPYYCSDCGKSFTSQSDLIKHQRIHTGDKPYYCSDCGKSFNRQGTLQIHQRIHTGDKPYYCSDCGRSFTQQSNLKIHQRIHTGEKIIPNLSHDKSKCKS is encoded by the coding sequence ATGAAGcaaagtcccaacatggagaaacagcagcactctgtcaagagttttactaaacagagtgatctccaccagcgcattcacacaggagagaacccatatcactgctcagactgtgggaagagttttactcatcagagtaaattcaaaatacatcagcgcattcacacaggagagaaaccgtatcactgctcagactgtggaaagagttttactcaacagagtaaactcaaaatacatcagcgcattcacacaggagaaaaaacgtatcactgctcagactgtgggaagagttttaccgAACAGAGTGATCTcacaaaacaccagcgcattcacacaggagagaaaccatatcactgctcagactgtggaaatagttttactcaacagactaaactcaaaatacatcagcgcattcacacaggagagaaaccgtatcactgctcagactgtgggaagagttttactaaacagagtaatctcaaaatacatcagcgcattcacacaggagagaaaccgtatcactgctcagattgtgggaagagttttactcaacagagtaatctcaaaatacatcagcgcattcacacaggagagaaaccgtactcctgctcagactgtggcacAAGTTTTAATCATCAGAATACTCTCacactgcatcagcgcattcacacaggagagaaaccgtattactgctcagactgtggaaagagttttacttcacagagtgatctcataaaacaccagcgcattcacacaggagataaaccatattactgctcagactgtgggaagagttttaatcgacagggTACTCTtcaaattcaccagcgcattcacacaggagataaaccatattactgctcagactgtgggaggagttttactcaacagagtaatctcaaaatacaccagcgcattcacacaggagagaaaattaTCCCAAATTTGTCCCACGACAAGTcaaagtgcaaatcgtaa